CCCCCGGCTGCGGGTTCTGCGACGGCTGTCATACGACACTGATCGGCACGCACGCCGACGTCAGCACGGTGGTCGCCGTGGGCACGCAGATCCTCGCCGACGACATGCGGGACACCGTCCGCAAGTCGTTCACCTCGCCGGCGACCGGCCGCTGGCAGATCATCCTCGTCGAGGACGCCGAGCGGCTGAACGAGAAGTCGGCCAACGCCGTTCTCAAGGCCGTCGAGGAGCCCGCCCCCCGCACGGTGTGGCTGCTGTGCGCCCCCTCCATCGAGGACGTGCTGCCCACCATCCGCTCCCGCTGCCGCCACCTGAACCTGCGGACGCCCTCGGTCGACGCCGTCGCCGACATGCTCGTACGACGTGAGGGCATCGAGCCCCCGGTCGCCGCCGCCGCGGCCCGCGCCACCCAGGGGCACATCGACAACGCCCGCCGCCTGGCCACCGACCCGGCCGCACGCGAGCGCCGGGCCGCCGTGCTCAAGCTGCCGCTTCGGGTCGACGACATCGGCGGCTGCCTCAAGGCCGCCCAGGAGCTCGTCGACGCGGCGGCCGAGGACGCCAAGCAGCTCGCCGCCGAGAGGGACGACAAGGAGACCGAGGAGCTGAAGGCGGCGATGGGCGCGTCCCAGGGCGGCCGTATGCCGCGGGGCACGGCCGGCGTGATGAAAGACCTGGAGGACAAGCAGAAGCGCCGCCGCACGCGTACGCAGCGGGACAGCCTCGACCTCGCCCTGACCGACCTCACCGGCTTCTACCGCGACGTCCTCGCCCTCCAGCTCGGCTCCCGCGTGGCCATCGCCAACGCCGACGCCGAGGAAACCCTGCAGCGCCTCGCCCGCGCCGGCTCCCCGGAGTCCACACTCCGCCGCATCGAAGCCATCGCCGCCTGCCGAGACGCCCTCGACCGCAATGTGGCCCCGCTGCTGGCCGTGGAGGCGATGACGATGGCACTGAGAGCGGGCTGAGGGGCGGCGGTCGAGCATCCTCGAACATGCGGGGGTGGCCGATGTGTTGACGACGTAACTCGTACGAGGCACAACTGCAGCAGCCGTCCGAGGCGGGACGGGCGGTCGGGCGGGACAGGCCCCGCACCTGTCCGAGGCGGAGCTCGTACCCGTACGTGGCAGGCCCCGCACCTGTCCGAGGCGGAACTCGTACCCGTACGTGGCAGGCCCCGCACCTGTCCGAGGGGGGACCCGTGCCCGTACGGGGCGCACCGCAGGCCCGATCTCGGCCGACCTGCGTCCGACCTGTGTCTGACCGAGAGGCGACCCGCATCCGACCGAGACCTCACCCGCATCCGACCGAGACCTGACCCGCACGCCTACGAGCCACACCTTGCACGCACAGCGACCAGTCCACCGCGCAGGGTTACGCTCGCTGGATGCACATCAGGCGCGCATCCCGACCGACCAGCCGGAGCCCGAAGCCGAAGCCGAAGCCGAAGCCGAAGCCCAGGCTCCAGCACCCCGCCCGCCCCGGCACTCCCGGTACTACAACCACCGCTGCTGCACTCCTCACGGCCATCACCCTGCTCGCCTCCGCCTGCTCCTCCGGAGGTGCGACGACGTCGGCCGGTACGGCGGCCGAGGCGGCGCTGGCCGCGCTGCCTCAGGCGACGCCGGCGGCGCTCTCGCCGTTCTACGAGCAGAGACCGGGCTGGCGCAGCTGCGGGGTCCCCGGGTTCGAGTGCGCCACGATCAAGGCGCCGCTCGACTACGACCGGCCCGACGCCGGCGACATCCGGCTCGCCGTCGCCCGCAAGAAGGCCGCGGGCCCGGGCAAGCGTCTGGGATCGCTGCTGGTGAACCCGGGCGGGCCGGGCGGCTCGGCGGTCGGCTACGTGCAGGCGTACGCCGGTGTCGGCTACCCGGCGGAGGTCCGCGCGCGCTACGACATGGTGGCCGTGGACCCGCGCGGGGTCGCCCGCAGTGAGCCCGTCGAATGCCTCGACGGGCGGGAGATGGACACGTACACCCGGACGGACACCACGCCCGACGACGAGCGGGAGACGACCCAACTCGTCGACGCGTACAAGAAGTTCGCGGAGGGCTGCGGCAGCGACTCGCCCGAGCTGCTGCGCCATGTCTCGACTGCCGAGGCGGCGCGGGACATGGACATCGTGCGGGCGGCGCTGGGGGACCGGAGGCTGAACTTCGTGGGGGCGTCGTACGGGACGTTCCTCGGGGCGACGTACGCGGGTCTGTTCCCCGACCGGGCCGGGCGGATGGTGCTGGACGGCGCGATGGACCCGTCGCTGCCCGCCCGCCGACTGAACCTCGACCAGACCGCGGGCTTCGAGACGGCGTTCCAGTCCTTCGCGAAGGACTGCGTGCAGCAGCCGGACTGTCCGCTCGGCGGCAAGGGCACGGCGCCGGCGAAGGTCGGCGACAACCTGAAGGCGTTCTTCACGAAGCTCGACGCACAGCCCATCCCCACCGGCGACGCGGACGGCCGCACGCTCACCGAGTCCCTCGCCACCACCGGCGTGATCGCGGCGATGTACGACGAGGGAGCGTGGGCGCAGCTGCGCGAGGCGCTGACTCTGGCGATGAAGGAGAAGGACGGCGCGGGCCTGCTCGCCCTCTCCGACAGCTACTACGAGCGTGACGCCGACGGCCGCTACACCAACCTGATGTTCGCCAACGCCGCCGTGAACTGCCTCGACCTCCCGGCCGCCTTCGACACCCCCGAGGAGGTGCAGAAGGACCTCCCCACCTTCGAGAAGGCCTCCCCGGTCTTCGGCGAGGGCCTCGCCTGGGCCACCCTGCCCTGCGCGTACTGGCCAGTGGCGCCCACGGGCGTACCGCGCCGCATCGAGGCCAAGGGCGCCGCCCCGATCATCGTGGTCGGCACCACCCGCGACCCCGCGACGCCCTACCGCTGGGCCCGCGCCCTGGCCGGCCAGCTCTCCTCCGCCCGCCTCCTCACCTACGAAGGCGACGGCCACACCGCTTACGGCCGCGGCAGCGACTGCATCGACTCCACGATCAACGCCTACCTGCTCCGCGGCACCCCTCCCACGAAGGGAAAACGCTGCTCATAGCCCACCTCACCGGCCCCGGCGCGGGTGGCCCGGGGCCGGTACGGAGCACCCCCCGAAACTGTGTAGACTTACCGACGTTGCTGATCGCACCATAGTGCGGACAGCGCGCCGCCTTAGCTCAGATGGCCAGAGCAACGCACTCGTAATGCGTAGGTCTCGGGTTCGAATCCCGAAGGCGGCTCCACTTAGGACCAGGTCAGATGCCCTCTGACCTGGTCTTTTGTGCTGGGCCTCTGATGGCTGGTCAGCTTGTTGGGCGGCGGCGCCTGAGGGGGAGCGCAAGGGGTGCGCATTGAGATTCGCTGTCCCATGCCTGTGACCTGGTACTTTGCGCACGGGGGTGTCTCGGCCCGCGAGTGTCGGGAAAGCCGGGCGTGTCGATGGCCGGGTCAGGGTGGTCGGTGCAGGGGTGGAAGTGACTGGCTATCGGTGTTCCAGGTAGGAACGGCGCTGCGGTGGCCCCGTCTCCGGCGGTTGCCGGCGTGTGGACCCTGGGTTTGGGGAATGCGTGGAGATCGCGACTTCTGTTGGGAGTCCACAAATTCTGTCCGGGCCGCGGTCCCGGCCACGGACTCTGCGAGATGTGCGTTGCCGAGGCCTATGCCGACATCAGCGAGGCCGACCGGGCCGTCAGCGCGGATCAGGACCGAGCGGAGGGCGTGGCGGCTGATCTTCTCCGCGGTGGGGTCCAGTAAGCGGCCCTATACCCAGGAGTGTCCGCTGTGGCCGACCATGATCAGGTCCGCCCGGTGTTGTTCGGCTGCACGCACCAGTTCCTGAGCCGCGTGCCCGGCCCGTGTCCCGCCCTTGAAAGTGACGCTGTGCTCGGTGACGTATGGCTCGGCGGCAGCCAGCCAGCGGTGGCAGGCCCGTTCCTCGATCTCCAGTTCCTCGGTCACCTCGCCGACCGTCTCGCCGTAGTGCGGCAGATGCGCCTCCACGGCCACCGCGGTCAGCTCGGTCTCGTGCGGGTGGGCCTGCTATGCGCGGCGATCCGCAGGGGCTGCCGTGCTGATTGTCGAAGCGGGCCGTGATGCGCAAGTACGGCGTCGGCCACCCGATGGTGCAGAACGACTTGGAGTCGGCCTGGCTCCGGCCACGTGATCAGCGAGTTGACGTCCATGGGTACCTACGGGCGGCAGATCCTGGCCGGCCGGCAAGCCGAGGAACTCCTGCGCAGCCTGCTCCACCTGGCCGCCAAGCACACCCACACCGCTCCCGGCCACCCCGCGATCTCCGCCGCCCGCTACTGCTTCCAGGCCCACTGCGCCGACCACGCCCACCTGTCGGAACTGGCCACCCTCGCCGAGACCGTCGCCCAGTGGTGGGACGGCATCGAGGCGTACGTCCTGACCGGGATCACGAACGCCGCCGGCGAGGGCAACAACCGCGTCATCAAGCTCGACGCGCGATGCGCCTTCGGCTACCGCAACCGCGCCAACCAGCGCCTACGGTCACTCTGCGCGACCACGAGACGCTCCCGACGCGAAGGGGTCCCCGACTGAATTCGATGACCCACTCATGTACGGCACCTGTTATTAAGGTGAACGATCGAATTCTTTGCGCCTGTGCGGTCGGTTTGTTGCCCGATCTTGGAATATCCCTTGGTCTTCGGCTGTGCCACCCCTGCCATGATCCTCAATCGCCAAGTGATTGTGATCGCTTCGTCAAGTGTTCAGGGGTGGGCTGTGGGGGATTCGGGGGGTAGACGTGTGTGGTCGTCGCGTACGGCGTGGCTGGCTGCGTTCGTCTTGTTGATTCAGCCTGTTGCGACGGCCGCCGCCTATACGGCCGTTGCCGGTGGCCAGGTCACCGGTTCCGACGGCACGACGTCCCTTTCTGCGGAGGCGACCGCCTCCCAGAAGGCGGTGGCCAGTGGTTCCGCGGTTGAGGTCGGCGCCGACCGTACGGAGTACACGACGACGTACGCCAATCCGGACGGCACGACGTTCAGGCTGGACCAGTCGACGGTGCCGGTGCGGGTGCACCAGGGCGACGGGTCGTGGGTGTCCCCGGATCCGAGCCTGGAGATGCGGTCGGACGGGACGGTCGGCCCGAAGGCGACGGTGGTGGATCTGGCGTTCTCTGATGGCGGTGACGGTTCGGGGCTGGTGGACATCGCCCGGGGTGGCAAGTCGTTGCGGCTGGGCTGGCCGGGGACGCTGCCGAAGCCGACGCTGGACGGGGCGAGCGCGGTCTACGCCGATGTGCTGCCCGGCGTGGACCTGCGGATGACGGCGACGACCGAGGGCTTCCGTGAACTGCTCGTGGTGAAGACCCCGCAGGCGGCTGCCGACCCGGAGCTGAAGAAGGTTGCCTTCTCGCTGCAGTCGGACGGGCTGACGGTGGCGTCGACGAGCGGCGGCGGGATGACCGCCGTGGACGACGACGCGCGCCCCGTCTTCTCCGCTCCGGCCGCGCTGATGTGGGATTCACAGGGCGACGCGACCACCTCCGGCACATCCACTCAGTTGGAGCGGACGACTGCGGTCACGCAGGCGAGCGACCCCTCCCCGGCGCCCACCACGGACCCCTCCGCCGGGGCGTCGGCGGACGGTACGGCGGGCCCGGGCGGCGGCGACGCATCCACGGTGCTGCCGGTCCAGGTCGGCCCGGATTCGCTGGCCGTGGTGCCGGACGCGGGCATGCTGGCGAACAGCGACAGCAGCGCCTACCCCCTCTACATCGACCCCAGTGTCGGCCTGGACCAGACGGCCCACACGTATCTGCGCTCGGACGGTGTCACCGACTTCAACTGGGATAACGGCAGTAGCAACGAGGGCAAGGGCATGGGTCATTGCTCCTCGTGGAACGGCTACTACTGCGGCCCCGGCTACACCGAGCGGCTGTACTTCCAGTTCTCGCCGAGCAGCCTGGCGGGCAAGAAGGTGTTGTCGGCGACTTTCCGGGCGACCGAGAGCTGGTCGTTCACCTGCGATGCGCGCTGGATCGATCTGGAGCGCACCGGCAACATCTCGTCGTCCACCACCTGGTCGACCCGTCCGCCATACCTGGGGACGATGGCCAGCCGGGACGTCTCGGCGGGCCGCAGCTCTCTGTGTGATCCTTCGCAGCCGGACGCTCCGATCGAGTTCAGCGGTTCGAGTCTGACGTCCGCGGTGGGGGATTTCGCGGCGGGGAAGTTCTCCCGGTTGACGCTGCTGCTGAAGGCTCGGGACGAGACGGACACCAGCGCGTGGAAGCGGTTTCGGAACGACGCGGTGCTGTCGGTGACCTATGTGGGGCTGCCTGCCGCGCCGACCAAGGCGGGCCTCGTCGAGGGCAGCGGGATCAGCTGCGAGACCAACTCGGGCGACCCGGACGTGATCGCGGATCCCACCCCCAGTCTGACCGCGACGGTGTGGACGGCGACCGGTGGTGGCAGCGGGGCGAGCCTGCGCGCCCACTTCTACATCCAGAAGCAGAACAGCGACGGCAGTTGGTCGGTGGCGACCGAGCCGGTGCGGCCCACCAGCGGCTACGTCGGCAACGGCGCCGTGCTCACCTACCCGTCACCGATCACGTTGTCCGAGGGGCCGCTGTACCGCCTGGCGGTGTTCTCCCGCTCCTACTACAACAGCGGTGCCGATTATCTGGAGTCGCACAGCACGGTGACCACCAAGGGCTGGTGCTACTTCAAGGTGGACACCACCGCCCCGAAGGCGCCCACGATCACCTTCGGCAGCCCGTACTCGGAGTGCACGGCCAACGCTTGCGACCCGGCCGGAGGCCCGGGCGTGGCGGGCCAGTTCACCTTCTCGCCGGCCTCGGGGGACACCAACACTGCTTACGAGTACAAGCTGGCGACCTCCACCTCCTGGTCCAAGCCGATCTCCGGCAACAAGGTCACGGCCGGGATCACCCCCAGTTGGCGGGCACCCAGCAACTGCAGGTGCGGGCGCAGGACAGTGCCCAACGCTGGGGCGCGAAGACGATCGTGAAGTTCAATGTCGCCGAGGGGCAGACGGCGATCGGCCGCTGGCACTTCGACGACGCGGCACCGGGCTCCGGCGTGACCACGGCCGCGGACACGGCGACCGAGGGCACACGTCACCCGGCGACCCTCTACACCCAAGGCGCGGGCTGGTCGTCGCTGGCACGCCGGGGTGACGGGGACCGTTCGCTGTGGCTGAACGACACCTCCGACACCACCCGCCAGTCCGGGTATGCGGCCTCAGCCACTCCGGTGGTCAACACCCAGTCGTCGTTCACTGTTTCGGCATGGGCCTACCTTTCGGACGGATCCGACTTCCGCACGGTGGTGTCGGAGACGGGCAGCGACGGCTCCGGGTTCGCCCTGTACTACTCGCCGGGCATCCAGCGCTGGGTGTTCCTGTGGAACTGGTACGAGAACGGAGTACGCAAGTACCTGGGCGCGAACGCCGACGCGGCCGGGGTGCCGCTGAAGGCGTGGACGCACCTGACCGGCGTCTACAACTCCGTGGACCGCACCATCTCCCTGTACGTCAACGGTCGTTTGCAGGGCTCGCCGGTGGCGCTGCCCAGCACGTCGGACGCCACAGTCACCGACGGCACCCTGCAGTTCGGCCGGGCCAGCTTCACCCCGGGCAGTTACGTGAACTACTGGCGGGGACGGGTCGACGAGGTAGCTGTCTGGCAGCGCGTCCTGACGGACGACGAGGTCGCCACTGAGGACCAGTTGCTCGACGCCAATGGCGCGACGGGCGTGGAGCTGATGGGCGCCTGGAACCCGGACGGCGCCGGCGGCACCACGCTGACGGACTCCACCTCCGGCTACGGCCGCACGCTCACCCTGGCCGGCGGTGCCTCGCTCGACGGCCGGGCCCTCGTCCTGAACGGAACGGACGGCGCCGCCACCGCGCCCGGACCGGTGCTCGACGACACGGCCTCGTTCACCGCCACCACGCTGGTGGACGTGGACAGGGACGCCCTGTTGTCCAAGCCGGTCGGATACACCGCCCAGGTCATCGGCCAGCGCGGTGCGGACGGCTCCTCCTGGGGTTTCTGGTACCAGTTGACCGGCACCGACCTCGACCCGGACACCGACACCACCGTCCCGGTCGGCAAGTGGTACTTCGGCCGGCTGAACACGGACGGCGGTTTCGACGGAGTGGTCTCCGACGAGGCCGCAGTGCTCGGCAGCCCCGTACGGATGACCGGAACCTACGACGCCCCCTCCGGCACGATCCACTTCTACCTCGGCCCCGACGAGAACGGCGCGGATGCCACCCATCCCTACACGGCTGTGGCGGGGGCCGGTGACTTCGCGGCCGGTGAGGGATACGTCGGCGGAGCGTGGGGCCACTACCTGCCCGGAAAGATCACCGACATCAGGCTCTGGACCGGTGCCATGGCCGACCAGCAACAAATCATCGACACCGTCGGGGACTGACCCCACGACGCACATCCGGTGGGGCGGTGAACAGCCGTCCCACCGGGCCGCAGCGCAAATTCTCCCACTTCCACTTCTCCCGCTTCCACAGCTTGATCGCATGGAGGTCCGGTCATGAGTTCCGGCATGAAAGCCCGCTGGATCCGCGGCGCCCTGACACCTGTCGTCGCCGTGCTGAGCATGGCCTTGGCCGCTTCGGCGGGGCTGGGGGCACCGGTGGCGCATGCGGCCGGTGGCGGCCTGGGCAAGCCCTCCCTGCCCAAGCAGCGGGTCGACAAGGTCCGGGCGCACCCCGGCCTCGGTGCCAAGCGGGCCCGGGAGCAGGTCGCGAGAGGCAGAACCGTCAACGCGGCTCAGGCCAAGCGAGCGCGTGCCCAGCAGCACGCCGTCTGGCCCGCCGACGCCACGGCCACTGGGCGGATACCCGGGCAGGGTGCGACGCGGCTGATGGCGGGAGGACTGGCGGTCACGGTTGCGGCCGGTCGCGCGAATGGCTCCGCGTCAGGCCAGGTGCAGGTGCGGATTCTCGGGCAACGGCAGGCGCAGGCGGCAGGCATCAAGGGTGTAATCCTGACGGCCTCGGCGAGCGCACCGGGCTCCGCCCGACTGAGCGTCGATTACTCGGCGTTCGCCTCGGCCTACGGCGGCGGCTGGTCCGGGCGGCTGCGGCTGGTCCAGCTCCCCGCGTGCGTCCTGACCACACCGCAGAAAGCGGCCTGCCGGACGCAGACCCCGCTCGGCTCGCACAACGACATCGGCAAGCAGACCCTGACGGCCAAGGTCGGTCTCGGCCAGGCAGGCCGCGGCGCCGGTCCGGAGCGGGCCTCGCGTTCGATGCCGCGCGCCGCCCTGATGGCCGCCGATACGACCTCCTCGGCCACGGTATTGGCTGCGACCGCCACATCTGGGGAATCGGCGTCCGGCGCCGGCAACTACGCGGCCAGCCCGCTGTCGGCCTCCACCAGCTGGGCAGCCGGCGGCTCTTCGGGCGCCTTCAGCTGGTCGTATCCCATGACCACGCCGCCCGCCGCCGCGGGGCCGGCTCCCCAGCTGTCGTTGTCGTACGACTCCGGCAGCGTGGATGGCAGGACCGCGTCGACGAACAACCAGGGTTCCCAGGTCGGTGAGGGTTACGACCTGACCTCGTCCTACGTCGAACGGTCCTACGGCTCCTGTGACGACGACGGCCAGGACGGCAAGTACGACCTGTGCTGGAAGTACGACAACGCCCTGCTGGTGCTGAACGGCAAGTCCACCGAGCTGGTCAAGGACGACACCACCGGCGCCTGGCACCTCAAGGACGACGACGCCTCGACCGTCACCCACTCCACCGGCGCGGACAACGGCGACGAGGGCGACTCCGGCCTCGATGGCGCGGGCGAGTACTGGACGGTCACCACAGGCGACGGCACCAAGTACGTCTTCGGTCTCGACAAGCTGCCCGGCGCCGACACCCAGCGCACCAACTCGGTGTGGACGGTCCCGGTGTTCGGCGACGATTCCGGAGAGCCCGGCTACTCGGCCGGAGACTCCTTCTCCGGCCGTGCGCTCAACCAGGCCTGGCGGTGGAACCTGGACTACGTCGTGGACCCGCACGGCAACGCGATGTCGTACTGGTACACCGCCGAGACCAACTACTACGGCAAGAACGGCGCGTCCACCGGCACCGCCCAGTACACGCGGGGCGGCTACCTCACCAAGATCCTCTACGGCCAGAACAAGGACACCCTGTTCACCGGCACGGCCTCGGACGAGGTCACCTTCGGCTACGACGAGCGGTGCACTGCCTCCGACTGCTCCTCACTGACGTCCTCCACCGCCTCCAACTGGCCCGACGTCCCCTTCGACCGCATCTGCGCCTCCGGCGCCGACTGTCTTGCCACCGGTCCCACGTTCTTCACGCGTAAGCGCCTGACCAGCATCGACACCCACGCCTGGTCGGCCTCCACCAGTGCCTACACGGATGTCGACTCCTGGGCGCTGGCCCAGCAGTTCCTGGACCCCGGCGACATCGGCAACAGCTCCGACCAGACCCTGGTCCTCAAGAGCATCCGGCACACAGGCAAGAACGGCACCGCCGTCTCCCTGGATCCGGTGACGTTCACCTACCAGATGCGGCCCAACCGTGTCGATTCCTCCACCGACAACATCCTGCCGCTGAACCGGCCCCGTATTCAGACGATCACCTCGGAGACGGGCGCCGTCACCACCGTGACCCTCTCGAACCCGGAGTGCGTACGCGGCTCGACCATGCCGTCGTCCGAGGACAACGACACGATGAGCTGCTACCCGGTGTACTGGCACATCAACGGCGCCACCGAGGCGTCGCTGGACTGGTTCAACAAGTACCGGGTGACCGACGTCATCACCTCCGACCCCACGGGTCACGGCGAGACGATGGAGAGCCACTACAGCTACTCGGGCCCGGCCTGGCACTACAGCGACAACCCCATCACCCCGGACAAGGAGCGAACCTGGTCCGACTGGCGGGGCTACCGCACCGTCACCACCGTCAAGGGCGCGTCCAGCGAAACCCAGTCCAAGACCGTGTCGCTGTACCTGCAGGGCATGGACGGCGACAGGCAGAAGGACGGTACGACCCGCTCGGTCTCCGTTCCGGGCATCGGCTTCACCGGCCTGAGCGTGGCCGACCAGACCGACAGCGACCGCTTCGCCGGTTTCAGCCGTGAACAGGTCACGTACAACGGCTCCGCGCCGGTCTCCGTGACGGTCGACTACCCCTGGTCCCAGCTCACCGCCAGCCAGAAGAAGTCGTACGCCGACATCCAGGCCTACTTCGTCCGCACCTACAAGACCGAGACCTCCACCTACCTGACGGCCACCGCCGGCTGGCGCACGCACAGCGTGAACACCAGCTTCGACAGCTACGGCATGCCCGTCAGCGTCAACGACTCCGGCCAGCTCGGCCTCAGCGGCGACGAGACGTGCACCCGCACCTGGTACGCCCGCAACGCGAGCCTGGGCATCACCTCACTGGTCTCCCGCACCCGGGTCGTCGGCCGCGCCTGCTCCACCGCCGAGACCGACCTGAACCTGCCTGCCTCGTCCGGCTCCCGCGGCGATGTCCTGTCCGACAAGGCCACCGTCTACGACGGCACCAGTGCCACCGCCTGGACCGCCTCGCAGACTCCCACCCTCGGCAACGCCACCTGGACCGGACGTGCCTCCGCCTATCCAGCGACCGCCACCAACGGCGAGCGGTACCCGACCTCCTGGCAGACCGTCGCCAGCACGACGGGCTACGACACCCTGGGCCGGCCCGGGACCGTGACCGATGCCGCCGGCAACCCGACCACCACCGTCTACACCCCGACCACGACCGGCCCGCTGACCAAGGTCACGGTCACCAACGCGAAAACCCAGAAGAGCTACTCCTACCTCGACTACGCCCGCGGCACCCCCGTCAAGGTCTACGACGTCAACACGAAGCTGACCGAGTCGACGTATGACGCCCTGGGCCGGGTCACCGCCGTCTGGCTGCCCAACCGTTCCCGTGCCGCCGGATACGGCGCCAACTACACCTACGCGTACTCCGTCACCGGCACCGCCCCGTCCTGGGTCTCCACCTCCACCATCCGCGCCGACGGCGTCTACAACACCAGCTACACGATCTACGACTCGCTGCTGCGCTCGCTGCAAACCCAGTCTCCGACGGCGAACGGCGGCCGTCTGCTCACCGACACTCGCTACGACAGCCGCGGCCTGGCCTACGAGACCTACGCCGACGTCTTCGACTCTGCCACGTCCCCGTCCGGCACCTACGCACGGGCTGAATACGGTGGCGCGCCCAAGCAGACCGACACGGAGTTCGACGGCGCGGAACGTCCGACAAGCAGCACCTTCTACGTCTACGGCGTCAAGAAGCGGTCCACGTCGACGACGTACACCGGAGACTCCACCGCCACCACTGCTCCGGCCGGCGGCTCAGCCGTCCGCACCATCGCCGACATCTTCGGCCGCACCACCGAGCGCCGCGACTACTCCGGCAACGACCCGGCCGACACCGCCTACGGCGCGGGCAGCGGTGCCGCCTACACCTCGACCAAGTACGCGTACACCCGCGACGGCAAGCCGGACACCGTCACCGGCCCCGACGGCACCAAGTGGTCCTACACCTACGACCTGTTCGGCCGACAGGTCTCGGCGACGGACCCGGACAAGGGAACCACCACCACGTCGTACACCGACCTGGACCAGGTCTCCGGCACCACGGATTCCCGCAACACCACCCTCCTCTACGGCTACGACGAACTCGGCCGCACGACCGACGAGTGGCAGACGGCCAGGACCGATGCCGACAAACTCACCCACTGGGCCTACGACACCCTGGCCAAGGGCCAGTTGGACTCGGCCACCAGCTACGTCGGTGGCGTGACCGGCACGGCCTACACCCGGAAGGTCACCGCCTACGACAGCCTGTACCGTCCGACCACGACCCAGTTGGTCCTGCCGTCTACCGACCCCCTGGTCACCTCCGGCGCCGTGGCAGCGACGACGACGTCCTCGACGTACTACAACCTCGACGGCACCCGGCAGTACATCTCCGAGCCCGCGGCCGGCGGCCTCGCCGCCGAGACCGTCAACACCGGCTACGACACCGTCGGTCTGCCCACCACCGTCAGCGGCTCCAGCGGATACCTCCTCGGCGCCGCCTACTCCGCCATCGGCCAGACCGACCAGCTCACCCTCGGCACCTCCGCGGCAGCCGGCACCAAGAAGGCCTACATCACCAACGCCTGGGAGGAAGGCACCGACCGGCTCAAGCAGTCGGCCGTCACCGACCAGACCCACAACTACGAACTTCAGGAACTGAACTACGCCTACGACGACGCCGGCAACGTCACCTCCATCACCGACCCCACCACCCTCGGCGGCACGGGCAAGGCCGACGACCAGTGCTTCACCTACGACGGACACCGGCGCCTGACCGAGGCCTGGACTCCGACCACCGCCGACTGCTCCACCTCCGGCCGCACCGCGGCCAACCTCGGCGGTGCCGCCCCGTACTGGACCTCGTACTCCTACAGCGACAGCGGGCTGCGCGACACGGAGACCAGCCACACCTCTGCCGGCGACACCACCAAGACCTACTGCTACGGCGACACCGCTCACCCGCACGGACTGACCGCGACGACCACGGCGTCCTCATGCACGGGAGTCACCGCCACCTACGCCTACGACAAGACCGGCAACACCACCGGCCGACCCAACGGCACCGACTCCCAGAGCCTCACCTGGAACCCCGAGGGCCGGCTCGACACCCTCACCGAGAAATCCAGCTCCGGCAC
This genomic window from Streptomyces sp. DG2A-72 contains:
- a CDS encoding RHS repeat-associated core domain-containing protein translates to MSSGMKARWIRGALTPVVAVLSMALAASAGLGAPVAHAAGGGLGKPSLPKQRVDKVRAHPGLGAKRAREQVARGRTVNAAQAKRARAQQHAVWPADATATGRIPGQGATRLMAGGLAVTVAAGRANGSASGQVQVRILGQRQAQAAGIKGVILTASASAPGSARLSVDYSAFASAYGGGWSGRLRLVQLPACVLTTPQKAACRTQTPLGSHNDIGKQTLTAKVGLGQAGRGAGPERASRSMPRAALMAADTTSSATVLAATATSGESASGAGNYAASPLSASTSWAAGGSSGAFSWSYPMTTPPAAAGPAPQLSLSYDSGSVDGRTASTNNQGSQVGEGYDLTSSYVERSYGSCDDDGQDGKYDLCWKYDNALLVLNGKSTELVKDDTTGAWHLKDDDASTVTHSTGADNGDEGDSGLDGAGEYWTVTTGDGTKYVFGLDKLPGADTQRTNSVWTVPVFGDDSGEPGYSAGDSFSGRALNQAWRWNLDYVVDPHGNAMSYWYTAETNYYGKNGASTGTAQYTRGGYLTKILYGQNKDTLFTGTASDEVTFGYDERCTASDCSSLTSSTASNWPDVPFDRICASGADCLATGPTFFTRKRLTSIDTHAWSASTSAYTDVDSWALAQQFLDPGDIGNSSDQTLVLKSIRHTGKNGTAVSLDPVTFTYQMRPNRVDSSTDNILPLNRPRIQTITSETGAVTTVTLSNPECVRGSTMPSSEDNDTMSCYPVYWHINGATEASLDWFNKYRVTDVITSDPTGHGETMESHYSYSGPAWHYSDNPITPDKERTWSDWRGYRTVTTVKGASSETQSKTVSLYLQGMDGDRQKDGTTRSVSVPGIGFTGLSVADQTDSDRFAGFSREQVTYNGSAPVSVTVDYPWSQLTASQKKSYADIQAYFVRTYKTETSTYLTATAGWRTHSVNTSFDSYGMPVSVNDSGQLGLSGDETCTRTWYARNASLGITSLVSRTRVVGRACSTAETDLNLPASSGSRGDVLSDKATVYDGTSATAWTASQTPTLGNATWTGRASAYPATATNGERYPTSWQTVASTTGYDTLGRPGTVTDAAGNPTTTVYTPTTTGPLTKVTVTNAKTQKSYSYLDYARGTPVKVYDVNTKLTESTYDALGRVTAVWLPNRSRAAGYGANYTYAYSVTGTAPSWVSTSTIRADGVYNTSYTIYDSLLRSLQTQSPTANGGRLLTDTRYDSRGLAYETYADVFDSATSPSGTYARAEYGGAPKQTDTEFDGAERPTSSTFYVYGVKKRSTSTTYTGDSTATTAPAGGSAVRTIADIFGRTTERRDYSGNDPADTAYGAGSGAAYTSTKYAYTRDGKPDTVTGPDGTKWSYTYDLFGRQVSATDPDKGTTTTSYTDLDQVSGTTDSRNTTLLYGYDELGRTTDEWQTARTDADKLTHWAYDTLAKGQLDSATSYVGGVTGTAYTRKVTAYDSLYRPTTTQLVLPSTDPLVTSGAVAATTTSSTYYNLDGTRQYISEPAAGGLAAETVNTGYDTVGLPTTVSGSSGYLLGAAYSAIGQTDQLTLGTSAAAGTKKAYITNAWEEGTDRLKQSAVTDQTHNYELQELNYAYDDAGNVTSITDPTTLGGTGKADDQCFTYDGHRRLTEAWTPTTADCSTSGRTAANLGGAAPYWTSYSYSDSGLRDTETSHTSAGDTTKTYCYGDTAHPHGLTATTTASSCTGVTATYAYDKTGNTTGRPNGTDSQSLTWNPEGRLDTLTEKSSSGTTKSTTSHIYDADGNLLIRRNTGGETVLYLDDATEVHLDASTSTTKYWAQRYYTAGATTIALRSNQTGTETLSWLAADRHGTSSLALDATSQAITTRYTTPFGAPRGGGTGTWPDDKTFLGKATDSTSSLTYVGAREYAPATGRFLSVDLLLDTSDAQSLNGYTYADDNPTTGSDPTGLRDCGETEYCGKGSRPNLEYGTAASADAKDILPDGRHVDAAVVGATAAAIRAAAAQTTYEQDAYIAKISGKNSVSGAVAVADQEWQTKEYLAAAREVRADVLASLQKLVAEGKLSPTQFRRFTTISVAWDEKKKTIYWAALKSQRKGSRGYCAEDLCDSEAESHGSKKEDLQFTETLRPRDEEEVEICIRCQDSHELDQFKASGAKMQEGGRLAELQNSEAVSEAEAEEYAELEAESMAQAEAMAFEDE